CGTTTAAATATGTATGCGCAGGTAAAGGGCGATTTCGGAAAATTGAAGACTTTTATTGCTGGCAATTACGCAAATCACAGTTATGAACGGAACGGTTTATATGAAAACGAACGATTTTTAGAGAACTCTTTCGGAAAGAGCAGTACTATCAGTTTCTCAAATTTTGGCGTAAAAGGAGGAGCGACCTATAAAATTACGGGGAGGCATTGGCTTGCGGTAAACGGTGCGCTGCTGAACAATGCCCCATTACTACAAAATGTGTTTGTCAACCCAAGGGAATCTAACGAAATAGTCCCAAATCTGCAGGATGAGCGTATAAGTTCAATCGATATGAATTACTTTATTCGCATGCCAAAACTGACTGGCCGTTTCGGGGGTTTTTATACCAGGTTTCAAAATACGACGGATATTAATTTTTTCTTCGTGGACTCTGGTGTAGGCTCTGATTTTGTTCAAGAAGTTTTAACCGATTTGGATAAGTTACATCTTGGCACTGAACTTGGACTGGAGTATCAATTATCAGCTTCGGTAAAGCTATCCGCCGTTGCCTCAATTGGCAAATATGTATATGCTAGTGATCCTTTGGTTACGATTAATTTTGACACGGCTTCAGCGCAAGAAGAACTTATTGACGTTAGTGGTTCCAAGAACTTAGGATTTGCGGCAATAAAAGACTATAAGTTGGCGCAAGGGCCGCAACAGGCCTTTGCGCTTGGCATGGAATATAGAGACCCTAAATATTGGTGGATTGCGTTAACAACGAATTACCTGGCTAAAAATTACGCTAATATTTCAACAATAACGAGGACGGCGAGTTTTTATGTCGATCCAGAAACAGGTGAAAATTTTCCTGATGCTACGGTTGAAAACGTCAATAATTTACTAGCGCAAAAGCCGTTGGATAATTTTTATTTATTGAATTTGGTAGGAGGAAAATCTTGGCTGAAGAAAGGAAAATATATTGGGGTTTTCGCAAGCGTAAATAATTTGTTCGATGAGGTTTATAGAACTGGCGGATATGAACAAAGTAGAAATGGAAATTTTGGTCAGTTAAGACAAGACAACCTAAGTGGTTCACCCTCATTTGCGCCAAAGTACTGGTACGGTTACGGACGCACTTATTTTCTAAACGTTGCCATTAGTTTTTAAAGAAAGTTATGTTGAAAAAATATTTTATCAATAAACCGTTTAGCAGTATTGTGAAGATTCTTTTAGTGTTTTCTTTACTTATGGGTTTTTGTGGATGCGTTAAAAGCAAGGTGTTTGAGGAGCCAGATGCTACCTGTGAAAGTGTTTTGAGCGCTAATGCCACATTCTTAGATATAAAAAACCTGTATGTTGATGAGACAATTCAAATTCAAGAAGATTTTTTAATAGAGGGATATGTTATATCATCTGATCAAGAAAATAATTTTTTTGGTGTCCTGCATTTCCAAGATGCTGCGGAGAATCCGACAGATGGTTTTCAGATAGAAATAGACCTAAGGAATTCTTACTTATTTTACGACATAGGGGATAGGGTTTTACTCAATGTTAAAGGCTTGTATCTGGGAAAATCTAAAGGTGTTTTTAAGTTGGGTGGCGTTTTTAGTTCTTTTGGAAACGAAATTGTGGGCAGACTTCCCTCCGCCACTGTTTTTGAACAAACCAAGGTCCTTTGTGGAGGAAGCAGCAACATAATACCCACAACAACTACAATTTCAGAATTAAACGATGCATTGGTAAATACCTTAATTACCATTGAGAACGTTGAATTTTTAGCGGAAGAGTTGGGTTCCACCTTTGCGTTGGAAAGGGAGGAAACCGAAAGAAAATTAGTGGATTGCGTAGATAACGAACTTATACTTAAAACTAGTGGTTTTGCGGAGTTTCAAAATAATCTTTTACCAGCAGGTAGGGGCCATATAACAGGAGTTTTAACAAGAGAAGGAGATGAGTATCAATTGATAGTTCGCAAATTGAGTGATATTAATTTTGAAGAAGAACGTTGTGAAGATCTTATTACCGAATTTACCTCATCAAATATTTTCTTTTCTGAACTGGCCGACCCTAATAATAATGCAGGCGCCAGATTTGTAGAGCTTTATAATGCTTCTGATACTGCACTACCCCTAAATGGTTGGACCTTGTTGCGCTACAACAATGCCAGTCAAGAGGTCAGTTCTTCTCTAGATTTGTCTGGTATAGAAATTGGTTCTGAAAGTACCTTGGTCATTTCTCCTAACGCAATGGAATTTGAGGCAGTGTATGGCTTTGCTCCTGATGTAGCCGTGGGCACAAACTCTCCAGCAGATTCTAACGGAGACGATAATTTACAATTGGTAGACCCTTTTGGTATCGTTATAGATGTTTTTGGTATCGTAGGGGAAGATGGTTCTGGTACAAATCATGAATTTGAGGATGGTAGGGCCCTGCGAAATTCTTCCGTCTTGCAGGGTAATAGTATGTACACGATTACCGAATGGGAAATATGTAATGATACCGGGAGTTCGGGGACAACGAATGCTCCAAAAAATGCCCCTGCGGATTTTTCACCGGGAGCGCGGTTTTGATTAACAAGGCGTCTTCTTTGTCTCTATTATTTGTTGCAACGATTCTTTGGTAAGAGGCTTAACTAAATAGTCTCTTATTACATCGTAGAATTCCGTTCTTTCGAGATTTTTAGGACTTACGAAAGAACTAGCAATGTAGACGGCACAATTTTCTCTTTGAGAAAGGGGTATTTTAACGAATTCATCTAGAAATTCCCAGCCATCTTTCCTGGGCATATTTAAATCTAAAAGTATGATTTCTGGTAGGGGAATATTTTCAATGAGTAGACCTACTAAACCATCGATTGCATCTTGACCATCAGAAAAAACGAGAACATTTTCACAGAAGCCTTTCTCTTTCATTAGCTTTTTGGTCTGAAACGCAAAGAACTCATCATCATCAACGATACAACAACTTTTAAACTTACTCATGAAATATTTTATGCTGTTCAATTTTCAATTCGGGAGAAGTATACCTAAGATAACAATAAAAAGCGATAACGAAATCGATGTAGTATTATCTATTTAATTTTTTTTAAAGAATTTTAGTTTATAGAAGCAATAACGGGATAATTCTTCAACAATTAAGCATTCATATCTGAACGAATTAAATAGTCAGTGCGCCTAGGACACTTTCCAAGTCGTTTGGAGTAATGGGCTTTAAAATATAATTGTTTACTCGTTGTTTGTAATCCTTTACTTTTTCCAAATCTCTGGGATCAACCGAAGAGCTGATGATATAAACGATGGTTTTTTCAAGATTACTATTAGGTATCTTAATAAACTCGTCCAAAAATTCCCACCCGTTCATTATGGGCATGTTCAAATCTAGAAAGATAACCTGTGGAATTTTCGAGGTAGATTGGGATATTTCCATGATTCCATCTAAGGCCTCTTGTCCGTTGTTAAATACAATAATGTTTTCGCAAAATTCTATTTCTTTCATTATGCGCTTTGTCCCATAGATGAAAATGGGGTCATCATCAATAATACAGCAACTTTCTATCTTACCCATAACTAAGTTTTTTATCCTTTTTTTAATTTTATGAAAAACGTTGTTCCATTATCCACTTTACTTTCTAGCCAGATTTTCCCGTTCATGGATTCAATCTGGTTCTTGGTGATAAAAAGACCTATTCCCTTGGCTTCTTTGTGTGCATGAAACGTTTTGTACATTCCAAACACCTTGTTTCCATGTCTTTCCAAATCAATTCCTTGA
This genomic window from Maribacter sp. MJ134 contains:
- a CDS encoding DUF5689 domain-containing protein, encoding MLKKYFINKPFSSIVKILLVFSLLMGFCGCVKSKVFEEPDATCESVLSANATFLDIKNLYVDETIQIQEDFLIEGYVISSDQENNFFGVLHFQDAAENPTDGFQIEIDLRNSYLFYDIGDRVLLNVKGLYLGKSKGVFKLGGVFSSFGNEIVGRLPSATVFEQTKVLCGGSSNIIPTTTTISELNDALVNTLITIENVEFLAEELGSTFALEREETERKLVDCVDNELILKTSGFAEFQNNLLPAGRGHITGVLTREGDEYQLIVRKLSDINFEEERCEDLITEFTSSNIFFSELADPNNNAGARFVELYNASDTALPLNGWTLLRYNNASQEVSSSLDLSGIEIGSESTLVISPNAMEFEAVYGFAPDVAVGTNSPADSNGDDNLQLVDPFGIVIDVFGIVGEDGSGTNHEFEDGRALRNSSVLQGNSMYTITEWEICNDTGSSGTTNAPKNAPADFSPGARF
- a CDS encoding response regulator, whose protein sequence is MSKFKSCCIVDDDEFFAFQTKKLMKEKGFCENVLVFSDGQDAIDGLVGLLIENIPLPEIILLDLNMPRKDGWEFLDEFVKIPLSQRENCAVYIASSFVSPKNLERTEFYDVIRDYLVKPLTKESLQQIIETKKTPC
- a CDS encoding response regulator, giving the protein MGKIESCCIIDDDPIFIYGTKRIMKEIEFCENIIVFNNGQEALDGIMEISQSTSKIPQVIFLDLNMPIMNGWEFLDEFIKIPNSNLEKTIVYIISSSVDPRDLEKVKDYKQRVNNYILKPITPNDLESVLGALTI